Within Rhododendron vialii isolate Sample 1 chromosome 12a, ASM3025357v1, the genomic segment tctgagaCATTATAACAATGGAGCATAACAAATTTGCACCACCATCAAAGCATAGGCAGTTTACGCAGGATGATGGTAATAATAGGGAAAGAAAACAAGCAAACAAACATCTCGCTGTATTCTTCAACATCATATTGACAATTTAGTGCTAGATTAGCACTAAATGCCAATTTAGCGCTATTGCTAACTAAATTTATCCTTTATAATACACCAATTTGTCAGAAGCAACTACGAAGTCAGAACATAGTGACCTCAAGCCGGGCCCCATTAGCCATCTGGTTGGAATAGGATCAACGTTTGAACAAAggtgaaaagaaagaaaacaaattctACTGCCAAGCATCTATAAATACATATTGTAAGAGAACTATGCGCACTGTTCAAGGTCAAAGTGTCAACAGACCAAAAGTCATCTTGACGACAACTAGAGTTAATCCAGGGGAAACACACAAGTTCAACATGTGTGACATGTATAATGGAGTGGTAAGATTTTTGACATTAATTGTACATTAACCCCGGCCCAACAGACGATTGCTAGTACAACAATTTTAAATTCCCCCCTAACAGCAATTGTTAGCATGACAGTTCAGACAAAAATAGCTCAATTAAAGATGCTAACTGAAGTGGGCTAAATCCGACTAAGACTCACAGGGCAAATTGGCTAGACTAGGCCAGAAAAATGGGCTGCCCAATCAGGCTGGACCAGCCAGCCCGGAGAGATCTGGCATTGGGAGCTCACATGTGCACAACAGAACATGTGGTCTGGGATAAGCAACTATGGGCCGAGCTACTTAATCGAGTTGGCCCAAGATGGGAGCAAAGCTATTGGGCCCAAAGACATCAGGACCGACCCATCAGGCCAACTCAAACCCTCAAGAGTGCACAACAACCACATAGAGAAAAGATCTTGGTTCGCGGATTAAACAACTCACTCACAAGGATTCTCTGTAATATACTTGCAACACCCAAAAATATGATAGACACAGACTGAAATTATACAGCAGAAAAGGATAGACACAGACTGAAATATTTACAGTTATTGGCCTTTACACTGTTTTCCTAAATCAAATAGCAGAATTGGCAGTATACATCGTAATGACTCAACAAAAAGGCAATAATGACAAAATAAAGAGAGCTCCATACCAGACATCATCTGCATCAGCTGCTTCGCAAAATGTGGCTTGAGAATCATCCTCAGAGCGACGACATGATTCAGCATTTACTCTCTTCTGCCATATAGCAGTCTCACCCTTCTCAGACTTCTTCTCCCAACAGAGAAGTTTGGCGATCCCCTCAATCTTCCTTTGCTCCTCCTCAAGTTCTTTCATTGGACGCTGCCATGCTTTATAGAAATTTCTCCAATTAATAGGAGGACCAGAAAGGACCCAGTAGCCACCCGGTCTAAGAACTCGATCAACTTCCATCATGTACATTCCATCTACATAATTAGAATTCAAAAGTACAATGAGAGAAATTGCTTCCATcaaaatttctattttcaaCAACAGAGATAAACCGTGAAAGGAACACTAGCTTTTTCAACTTTTAAGGGAGGGGTGCTATCAAAAACACATGCTCCTTCAGCATGAATATTTACTACCACATGTAATGCTCACCATTGACCCCCCAGGGAATTAAGCAACGAGAACAGTGAGCCATGTCGAAGGCTGCAGAGGGATAGGGCATTTTTATTGTTCCAAGAACACCAATAACAGCAGGCACTCCCCTTTCAAGAGCAAACTGAACCTGTGCTTCGTGTGAGTCTCTTGGTGCAAACGACATAGCTATAACATTTCTCTTCCACAGGTAGGCGCCCCAACTGGCAACCTGAAGCAGATAAACCATTTTTAGAGGACTAATTGAAGAGATCTCGCAGAATAAGGGGACAAATAAGTACAATTCCTCAGAGAAAAGCAGGAAAAAATCAATTCAGAAGATTTGATAAAATCAACATACCCCACAACCAGTGTCCAATGCAGTTCTAACAGTCCCATTTTTTATTGGTATAACAGAAGCAAGCTGATCAATATATGCATCTGCACCTTGTGGAAACTGTGTTCCTCCACCTGGGAACCTAAATACATTGCCCTCGTACTGGATCCAGTTCTGAATAGCCTTCTCAACTGTCAAGCTCTTATATGGTGCATTTGCATATGGAACATAGTCACGACTCTTTGGCCATGGAAACGGGGTCACATACCCCTTGGGTGCTGGAATAAGGCAACGTAACTTCTCATTCTCTGGAGGACAATGTCGTTCTCGGTAATTCATGTTCTCCCTTGGGAAGGTCATGGCACGCCTTTGATCTTGGCAAGGGGTGTAATCAGTATATTTTGGGTCGCAAGGCTTAATCGTTTTTGTAGTTGAGTCAGAATCATCTACTACACCAGCTTCACCAC encodes:
- the LOC131310445 gene encoding probable methyltransferase PMT2, which gives rise to MATKLNSGGSGTRSSVAIFVVVGLCCFFYLLGAWQRSGFGKGDFIALQMTKGGADCNILPDLNFETHHGGEAGVVDDSDSTTKTIKPCDPKYTDYTPCQDQRRAMTFPRENMNYRERHCPPENEKLRCLIPAPKGYVTPFPWPKSRDYVPYANAPYKSLTVEKAIQNWIQYEGNVFRFPGGGTQFPQGADAYIDQLASVIPIKNGTVRTALDTGCGVASWGAYLWKRNVIAMSFAPRDSHEAQVQFALERGVPAVIGVLGTIKMPYPSAAFDMAHCSRCLIPWGVNDGMYMMEVDRVLRPGGYWVLSGPPINWRNFYKAWQRPMKELEEEQRKIEGIAKLLCWEKKSEKGETAIWQKRVNAESCRRSEDDSQATFCEAADADDVWYKKMEKCITPYPKANRDEDSEGEVKPFPERLNAVPPRIASGSIPGVTVDTYMEDNKTCKKHVKVYKNTIKIIDSGRYRNIMDMNAGFGGFAAALESPKLWVMNVVPTIAKKNTLGVVFERGLIGIYHDWCEAFSTYPRTYDLIHANRVFSLYKDKCNFEDILVEMDRILRPEGAVIIRDEVDVIVKVKKIVTGMRWVTKLMDHEDGPLVPEKILIAVKQYWVVGDNNSTSSQ